ACCGTCTTATTTGAAATAAGGTCGCTATCTCCAAGTACAATCTGTGATTTTATTGAATTTTCCCTAACATACTGCTTTGCAAAATCTGCATTTCTTGAATTTATCAGAAGGAGTGGAGCTCCAAGCTTCTCTGCTAATACTCCTCCGCAAAGTCCATCTGGGAAGTTATCTCCATATCCAATAACTGCTGTTTTTGGATTCTTAAAGAAGTGCTTTGCTACAGCTACAGAAGTCTCATACCTATCATCACCATAAATTCTTTGAGTTTTTCCGATGGATTTTAGGCTAGTTTCTACAGCATTGCTAACTGGGCCACTGTCACCGATGAGAGTATAATTTCTTGATTTTATACTCTTTAGGTATGCCATCTGCTTTGGCGAAAGTGTCTTTCCTACAAGCAGTATAGGACGTCCCGTTGCTGAAGCTGCTAGACTATCTGCAAATCCTAAACCTGAACAAACAAGTATTTCCTCATTATTTACTCCAGCTTCCTTTAATATTGCTAAATTTGTATCAAAACGGTCAGGTCCTGCTATCCTCTTTATATCAAAGGAGCTCTCAAGTTCTGTTCTCATAACTTCTGGAACTACATCAGATTCTCCTAGTAGGTAAACTGTGCTCTTAGCTTGTCCCTTTTTCACATGCTTAAGATGATCGTATATGAAGTTCAGCGCTTGATTCACATTATTTTTGTTGACCAATATCAGTGGTGCATTCTTAACCTTTGCAAGGTAGGCTCCTGAAAGTGCATCTGCATAATTATCTCCATTGGCAACAACCACAGCATTAAAGTTTTTTACCTTCATGACTTTCTTTAGCTCACGTCCTATCCTAAGTGAAGTCTGGTACCTATCATCACCAGCAATTCTTTTCACACTATCAGGTATAGGTTCTTCTTGTACGCCTGGGTTTTTTACCTGGAATGTAAAAGACATAAGATTTGGTTTATCTGGCTGGGCGGCCTTATCCCTACCTATATTACTTTGCTTGGCTGCAAAAAATTGGCTAGTATATACATAGTTATCATGATTTCCCTCATATCTTGGAATTATATTATTAACACTTGTTGGGAAAAATGCTGTACTTTTATTGCCTGTAATGATTCCTTCAAATGTTAGGTTTTCGTTTTTAGGTACATCTGATTTTATCACAAGCCCTTCCATTTTCACCTTTACTACACCAATTCTTTTTAAATAGTTAAAGTAATCCTTAACCGGCATAGTTCTCATTTTACCTAGTCTAGGTGAAATAGGAATACTGATCTCTCCACCACCATCTTTTTCACTATCAAATACAATATGCCCACGAATATCGGGGAAGCCTTCGATGCTGTATTTTACAGCCGTCTCGTATGTATCATCTTCTTTATTGTAATTATACGGTATACCTATCCCCTCTGGTAAACGCAATTTAAAGTATACAGCTGAATGAGATCCAACATGTCCATCTGTTCCATATGTTTGCCAGTTCTTTCCAGAATTAGGTCCATTAATAATCTGCCAATATCTTGTTATTTCCCACTTATAGAGATTGCTCAAATCCAAAGTCATCTCTACATTGAGTTTGTCACCAACTTTATATGTGGCTATTGCTCTATCTCCAGTGTTTCCATTGATAGATATATCCCCATACACATTTAACTGTTCTCTATCCCTGATAAAGTCCCTGTAGAAATCAAAATTAAATGGATTATGATATCTGTTATCTTGATAATTAGGGTCACCGTTAGGCCCATCATTGGTTACAAGCTCTGGACGTGAATACTTATCAAATTCATCTACTCCGTTAACATATGTTATTGTATTAAAATCCTTGTAAACACCCACACTTTGTGCAGGCCTAGCTACATTAAGTCTCAGATTCTCAAACAGATTACCAAAAGAAATAGCGCCTCGCACGAGAGGAACTGGACCTTCTCCTGATATTCCTCTTACCTCTAGTTCTGTCCAGTAGTTTTCTGCCATCGCCGTATTCCTATCCGGTATCTCAACAGCGTATGCCTTCCCAGAAAAAACCATCGGCATGCATATCACAAACGCTAGTATGCATGATAATGCTCTATATCCTCTTTTTTTCTCCATGTTCTCTCTCCAATCTTACTATATTTAATTTATATTTTAACTAATCATTACTTGCTTTCAATATTTGTTTTCAGCTTCCTTAACTCGCGTCGTGCTTCTACGATTTTCTCAGCTATGCCATTGCGTGATTCGCTCATCCTAAACGAAGCGATTCTACTAAGCGTGTTTCCATACACTCTTCCATGCTTTTCAAATAGATTATCTACTCTCTCCGTCATCCTATTTTGGAAGCTTTCCTCTAGCTCTGCAACATTTCTTTGGAAGTTAGTCAAATGCGAAACTGTAAGAGTTATGTCACATGAATATATTGCAACAAAAATAACTGGAAGCACTGCGATTAAAAATAGCGGTATCTTGTCATAAAAATCATCAAAAGGCGGTATTATAAACTCAACTATTGCTATCGCACCTAGTCCAAATCCTATCGAAGTTGGCACACTGGTTCGTCCATTAATATTTAGAGGAACTGTAGTATAGTCCCACCACCTAGCATTAAACTTCTTCTCAAGAATATATGAGGTAGGATATTCTAATATCATGCTTACAATGAAGCCCGCAATGAATACCCCAAGCCATGATAGGTCAGGAATTATTCCACTAGCATTTAAATCCCAATAAAGAAGTCCAATAATTGCACCTGCCCCATATATCGGACAAAGTGGACCATATAGAAATCCCCTATTCTGCCATTTCTTTTCCTTGGCTGTACAGTAGATGCTCTCCCATACCCATCCCAAAACACTGAAAAGAAAATATGCTATTATATATCTATTAATAATCATAAGTCTATCAAATCTCCTCTTAGATGCCTCATATAGCCTTCGCTATATGCATTTTAACTTCATCTCTATCTCCTTGGAATAAGCATTCCTATATACATTCCCACTGTCAAACCAATTGACAGACCAAGCGTTATCCCATACTTTGGATATATAAACATTCCTATCAAAGCGCCTATGGACATCCCAACAATCATTCCAGGGAGCATATAGTCACCTTTAGAATTTTCTTTATTAACGCCTAGCCCAAAAACTTTGAAAAACAAAAATACAAGTCCAAAGAGCAAAAGCGGAATACCGAAAAAAAAGAACGGCAAGAATTGTAACATATCTCTCCTCCAATAAAATAGTCTGTTATTCCCGCGCGGCATTAGGCTAAAACCTTATTTTCTATGAATTATCATACCAATGCACATGCCCATTGTTGTACCTATGGATAGACCCAATGATAATCCATATTTAGGACTTATAATCATACCAATTAAAGAACCAAAGCTCATTCCAATAACCATTCCGATAAGCATGTAATCGCCTTTATACTTTTCTTTAGCTGTGCCCAGTTTCACGGCTTTAATAATAAAACATATGACTGCTACTACCATACACAGTATGGCAGGCATAAATACCG
The nucleotide sequence above comes from Eubacterium sulci ATCC 35585. Encoded proteins:
- a CDS encoding membrane protein, giving the protein MIINRYIIAYFLFSVLGWVWESIYCTAKEKKWQNRGFLYGPLCPIYGAGAIIGLLYWDLNASGIIPDLSWLGVFIAGFIVSMILEYPTSYILEKKFNARWWDYTTVPLNINGRTSVPTSIGFGLGAIAIVEFIIPPFDDFYDKIPLFLIAVLPVIFVAIYSCDITLTVSHLTNFQRNVAELEESFQNRMTERVDNLFEKHGRVYGNTLSRIASFRMSESRNGIAEKIVEARRELRKLKTNIESK